From the Salinimicrobium tongyeongense genome, one window contains:
- a CDS encoding anthranilate synthase component II yields the protein MEGQGGAPSVLVIDNYDSFVYNLVHYLEELDCKVTVRRNDEINLEEIEQYDKILLSPGPGIPDEAGLLKEVISTYASKKSIFGVCLGQQAIGEVFGGKLINLKQVHHGVASKIKLCVTNEPLYDQLNNELEVGRYHSWVVDRELPDCLEATSYDENGEVMSLRHRDFDVRGVQFHPESVLTPEGKKMIANWINSPVKRSAEGKNEQQSETI from the coding sequence ATGGAAGGCCAGGGAGGGGCACCATCTGTCCTCGTGATCGACAATTACGATTCCTTTGTGTACAACCTCGTGCATTACCTTGAGGAACTTGATTGTAAAGTCACTGTGCGAAGAAATGATGAAATCAACCTTGAAGAAATCGAACAATACGACAAGATCCTCCTCTCTCCCGGGCCGGGGATTCCCGACGAAGCCGGACTTTTAAAAGAGGTCATCTCCACCTACGCTTCCAAAAAGAGCATTTTTGGGGTGTGTTTGGGGCAGCAGGCCATTGGCGAAGTCTTTGGAGGAAAACTCATCAATCTAAAGCAGGTGCATCACGGGGTTGCTTCCAAAATAAAATTGTGCGTGACCAATGAACCTCTTTACGACCAGCTCAACAACGAACTGGAGGTTGGCCGCTACCACTCCTGGGTAGTAGACCGCGAGCTGCCCGACTGTTTAGAGGCTACTTCATACGACGAGAACGGAGAGGTAATGTCCCTGCGCCACCGCGATTTTGATGTGCGCGGCGTACAATTCCACCCGGAATCGGTTTTAACGCCCGAAGGCAAGAAAATGATTGCCAACTGGATCAACAGTCCGGTAAAGAGATCTGCGGAAGGAAAAAATGAGCAGCAATCTGAAACCATTTAA
- a CDS encoding anthranilate synthase component I family protein, whose translation MYQLNTTYKKLLADTFTPVSVYLRLRDIFPNSLLLESSDYHGNENSFSYICCNPIASVKLEKGHFIESFPDGTSRETQITPKFDVPAAIHGFSQKFKTNAPHFNFINEGLFGYIAYDGVQYFEKLDLSKKKDDLEIPEIHYAVYQNIIAINHFNNEAYIFDHSYSEKSNLEQIEQLLKVKNFSSYSFSAEGEPDSNETDEGYRQMVLKAKEHCRRGDVFQLVLSRRFSQGFKGDEFNVYRALRNVNPSPYLFYFDYGSFKIFGSSPEAQLVVKDGNAEIHPIAGTFKRTGNDEQDAVRAKDLASDEKENAEHVMLVDLARNDLSRSSKQVKVENYKEIQYFSHVIHLVSKVTGVKNSDVSTMQLVADTFPAGTLSGAPKHKAMQLIEKYENVNRDFYGGAIGFMDFNGNFNHAIIIRSFLSKNHRLYYQAGAGIVSGSTPEGELQEVYNKIGALKKALELAEEI comes from the coding sequence ATGTACCAACTCAACACCACCTATAAAAAGCTTCTCGCCGATACTTTTACGCCCGTAAGTGTATACCTCAGGTTAAGGGATATTTTCCCCAACAGCCTCCTCTTGGAGAGTAGCGATTACCACGGGAACGAGAACAGTTTTTCCTACATTTGCTGCAACCCTATAGCCAGCGTAAAACTCGAAAAAGGGCATTTTATTGAATCATTTCCTGATGGCACCTCTAGGGAAACTCAAATAACTCCCAAATTTGATGTGCCTGCTGCCATACACGGGTTCTCCCAAAAGTTCAAAACCAATGCCCCTCATTTTAACTTCATAAACGAAGGCCTGTTTGGTTACATCGCGTATGACGGGGTGCAGTATTTCGAAAAGCTGGATCTTTCAAAAAAGAAGGATGACCTTGAGATTCCCGAAATCCATTACGCGGTCTATCAAAATATTATCGCCATAAACCATTTCAATAACGAGGCTTACATTTTTGATCACAGCTATTCAGAAAAGAGCAACCTCGAGCAAATTGAGCAGCTGCTAAAAGTGAAGAATTTCTCTTCTTATTCTTTTTCTGCGGAAGGGGAGCCTGATTCAAACGAGACCGATGAAGGTTACCGCCAAATGGTTTTAAAAGCCAAGGAACATTGCCGCCGCGGGGATGTTTTTCAACTGGTGCTCTCCCGAAGGTTTTCCCAGGGATTTAAAGGCGACGAGTTCAACGTTTACCGGGCCTTACGGAATGTAAACCCCTCGCCCTATCTCTTCTATTTTGACTACGGAAGCTTTAAGATCTTCGGAAGTTCGCCCGAAGCCCAGCTGGTGGTCAAAGACGGAAATGCCGAAATTCATCCCATTGCCGGCACCTTTAAACGCACCGGAAATGATGAACAGGATGCCGTGAGAGCAAAAGATCTGGCCTCAGATGAAAAAGAAAACGCCGAACATGTGATGCTGGTAGACCTCGCCCGCAATGACCTAAGCCGAAGCAGCAAACAGGTCAAAGTTGAAAATTATAAGGAGATCCAGTATTTTTCCCACGTAATCCATTTGGTCAGCAAAGTTACTGGTGTGAAAAACTCCGATGTAAGCACCATGCAACTGGTAGCCGATACTTTCCCGGCTGGTACGCTAAGCGGGGCTCCAAAACACAAGGCCATGCAGCTCATTGAAAAATATGAGAATGTAAACCGCGACTTTTATGGCGGTGCCATTGGCTTTATGGACTTCAACGGAAATTTTAACCATGCAATCATCATCAGGTCTTTTCTGAGCAAAAACCACCGACTTTATTACCAAGCCGGCGCCGGGATAGTCTCCGGCTCAACTCCCGAAGGTGAATTACAGGAAGTATATAACAAAATAGGAGCCTTAAAAAAAGCTTTGGAGCTGGCTGAAGAAATCTAA
- a CDS encoding rhodanese-like domain-containing protein, with the protein MKELNQEEWREKAAQDEDAVILDVRTDQEVEEGYIPGAKIIDIHKAQEFLNELDKLDKDKNYYVYCRSGNRSGQACAIMDQRGFKNTYNLIGGFSQWEGERTE; encoded by the coding sequence ATGAAAGAATTAAATCAGGAAGAGTGGAGAGAAAAAGCAGCCCAGGACGAGGATGCTGTGATCCTGGATGTGAGAACTGACCAGGAAGTGGAAGAAGGTTATATTCCCGGGGCAAAAATTATTGATATTCACAAAGCCCAGGAATTTCTTAATGAGCTGGACAAGCTTGATAAAGACAAGAATTACTATGTCTATTGCCGAAGTGGTAACAGAAGCGGGCAGGCCTGCGCTATAATGGATCAAAGAGGTTTTAAAAATACCTACAACCTCATTGGCGGATTTTCGCAATGGGAAGGCGAAAGAACAGAATAA
- a CDS encoding aspartate/glutamate racemase family protein encodes MRTLGLIGGTSWHSTIVYYRLINEMAGKRTGTHSNPPLILYSLNVELMREHDVDKIKTTYLHIARKLEIAGARAIVICANTPHLVYEYVHNKISIPILHIADAVGLEASSKGYKKLGLLGTRPTMKGDFLHKRLKEKFGIEVIVPEEDFMDEIHQYISHELTRGKFTESAKSFFLDHIQLLKERGAQAVIMGCTELPILVNEEDTDLPLLQSTNLHAKMAVNYIFQKDQPDI; translated from the coding sequence ATGCGTACTTTAGGATTAATTGGCGGCACCTCCTGGCATTCAACCATAGTGTATTACCGGCTCATCAACGAAATGGCCGGGAAACGAACCGGAACCCATTCAAACCCTCCCCTTATTTTATACAGCCTTAATGTAGAATTGATGAGGGAACATGATGTAGATAAAATTAAGACCACTTATTTGCATATAGCCCGTAAACTGGAAATTGCCGGTGCCCGGGCCATAGTGATATGTGCCAACACACCACATCTTGTCTACGAATATGTGCACAATAAAATCTCTATTCCTATTTTGCATATTGCAGATGCTGTTGGGCTGGAGGCAAGCAGCAAGGGCTATAAAAAGCTCGGCTTGCTTGGAACGCGCCCTACTATGAAGGGCGATTTTTTACATAAGCGGCTTAAAGAAAAGTTCGGGATTGAGGTTATTGTGCCAGAAGAAGATTTCATGGACGAGATACACCAGTATATTTCTCATGAACTCACCCGCGGGAAATTTACGGAGTCGGCAAAATCATTTTTTCTTGACCACATTCAGCTCCTAAAGGAAAGAGGGGCGCAGGCAGTGATCATGGGATGTACAGAACTGCCCATTTTAGTTAACGAAGAAGACACCGATCTTCCTTTGTTACAAAGTACAAATTTGCACGCGAAAATGGCGGTGAATTATATCTTTCAAAAAGACCAGCCAGATATATAA
- a CDS encoding DUF1206 domain-containing protein encodes MIDKKIKTMARTGFVAKGVVYGIIGILTFKAAIDMGGQKAGQLQVLEFLEKQTFGNILLVLMGLGLACYAAWRFVQAIKDPENIGDDKKGTAKRIGFFCSGLLYLGLGVLATLKAFGMGRGSGGGSGSSGSVQQSSFLASETGLWIIGIVGAGIIIAGIFQFVKAYKNDYYKKLGLAALGEQKKRESIKKTAEFGLSARGVILVIIGFFAVKAALNSNPSNIKTTQEAFSFLQDSSYGPWLMGVVAAGLVAYAVYMFLMAKYRRFHA; translated from the coding sequence ATGATAGATAAAAAGATAAAAACCATGGCCCGAACCGGCTTTGTAGCCAAGGGAGTGGTGTATGGAATAATTGGAATATTAACCTTTAAAGCCGCCATTGATATGGGCGGCCAAAAAGCCGGTCAACTACAGGTGCTGGAGTTTCTCGAAAAACAGACATTTGGGAATATCCTGCTTGTGCTCATGGGCCTTGGTTTGGCCTGTTATGCTGCCTGGAGGTTTGTGCAGGCAATAAAAGATCCCGAAAATATTGGAGACGATAAAAAAGGAACTGCAAAAAGGATAGGTTTCTTTTGTAGCGGGCTCCTGTACCTGGGGTTAGGCGTACTCGCCACCCTCAAGGCTTTTGGTATGGGTCGTGGCAGTGGCGGAGGTTCCGGTTCTTCGGGCTCTGTACAACAGTCTTCCTTTCTGGCCAGTGAAACCGGCCTCTGGATTATTGGAATAGTTGGCGCAGGTATAATAATTGCCGGGATTTTTCAGTTTGTCAAGGCCTATAAGAATGATTACTACAAAAAATTGGGGCTGGCCGCTCTGGGCGAGCAAAAAAAGAGGGAAAGTATAAAGAAAACTGCAGAATTCGGCCTTAGCGCAAGAGGTGTGATCCTGGTGATTATAGGGTTCTTTGCTGTTAAAGCCGCTCTTAATTCCAATCCTTCAAATATCAAGACCACGCAGGAAGCTTTTTCCTTTCTTCAGGATTCTTCTTATGGCCCCTGGTTAATGGGAGTGGTGGCAGCAGGCCTTGTTGCCTATGCAGTTTACATGTTCCTAATGGCTAAATACAGAAGATTTCATGCCTAA
- a CDS encoding ankyrin repeat domain-containing protein, with amino-acid sequence MSFQDNIRLGKTEELQQQIEADPALVNLRDAKGFPPIILATYFDQPAVARLLLEKGAEVDGRDAAGNTALMGVCFKGNIDITKMLIEKGADVNARNSGGTTPLIFAAMFEQLEIIRLLLENGADKTMRDAQGNSAYAYAQQKENKELMAILKE; translated from the coding sequence ATGAGTTTTCAGGACAATATAAGATTAGGAAAAACCGAAGAACTGCAGCAACAAATCGAAGCCGATCCGGCTTTAGTGAACCTGAGAGACGCTAAAGGCTTCCCTCCCATTATACTCGCTACATATTTTGACCAGCCTGCAGTAGCCAGGCTTTTGCTTGAAAAAGGTGCCGAGGTAGACGGCAGGGATGCCGCCGGCAACACCGCCCTTATGGGAGTGTGCTTTAAAGGCAATATAGACATCACCAAAATGCTGATTGAAAAGGGAGCCGATGTAAACGCACGAAATTCGGGGGGCACTACCCCTCTTATCTTTGCTGCCATGTTTGAACAACTGGAAATTATTCGTTTACTACTCGAAAATGGAGCCGATAAAACTATGAGGGATGCACAGGGTAATTCAGCTTATGCCTATGCACAGCAGAAAGAGAATAAGGAGTTGATGGCAATTCTTAAAGAATAA
- a CDS encoding vWA domain-containing protein, translating into MNIILLLLVSSFLNISMEAQIVSGTVTDENNTPLPGVNVVIEGSKTATQTNFEGKYSIEAEEGDRLVFSYLGYKTAKIKLGKNKVVNVSLKPDTSALEESIIVSGVNNSQLRIRGMSSLPPQRESYNRIEENTFKSVNTSPLSTFSIDVDKAAYSNLRRMINNGQKIPKDAVKIEEMVNYFDYDYAEPVDEHPFAIHTKVAETPWNHETRLVKIALQGKTVALNDVPASNLVFLLDVSGSMNSPNKLPLLKSAFKLLTSQLREEDKVAIVVYAGAAGVVLPATKGSDKKAIFEAIDKLNAGGSTAGGEGIELAYKIAQENFIKNGNNRVILATDGDFNVGASSDRAMEDLIKKQRDTGIFLTALGFGMGNYQDSKLETLAQKGNGNHAYIDSMQEAKRVLGTEFGGSIYTIAKDVKIQVEFNPAKVQAYRLIGYENRLLNDEDFNDDKKDAGELGSGHTVTALYEIIPAGVHSNYLKDIDDLKYSKRSSKSSSEELLTVKFRYQKPEGSKSILISKPLEATVEPMDADFKFASAVALFGMQLRESEFTNKAPQSLVISLANAGRGQDREGYRAEFIRLVKTLSSGSHSSNDLTEMD; encoded by the coding sequence ATGAATATCATTCTACTCCTCCTCGTCTCCTCTTTTTTAAATATTTCTATGGAAGCCCAAATCGTTTCGGGCACAGTTACAGATGAAAACAACACGCCTCTTCCGGGGGTCAATGTAGTGATAGAAGGCAGTAAAACCGCCACTCAAACCAATTTTGAAGGGAAATATTCCATAGAGGCTGAAGAAGGGGATCGCCTTGTGTTTAGCTATTTAGGCTACAAAACAGCCAAAATTAAGCTGGGAAAAAATAAAGTGGTTAATGTATCTCTTAAACCTGATACTTCGGCACTGGAAGAGAGCATCATAGTATCGGGCGTAAATAATTCACAGCTGAGAATTCGCGGGATGTCTTCTCTGCCGCCACAGCGCGAATCTTATAACCGAATAGAAGAAAACACCTTTAAAAGCGTAAATACTTCCCCGCTTTCCACCTTTTCTATAGATGTAGATAAAGCTGCTTACAGCAACCTGCGTAGAATGATCAATAACGGGCAGAAAATTCCCAAAGATGCGGTTAAAATTGAAGAGATGGTAAATTACTTTGATTACGATTATGCCGAACCCGTGGATGAACACCCCTTTGCCATACACACCAAAGTGGCCGAAACGCCCTGGAACCATGAAACCCGACTGGTGAAAATTGCTTTACAGGGCAAGACCGTAGCCCTAAATGATGTACCTGCATCAAACCTGGTATTTCTTTTAGATGTTTCGGGTTCTATGAATTCTCCCAATAAACTTCCGCTTTTAAAATCGGCATTTAAGCTCTTAACTTCACAACTCAGGGAAGAAGATAAAGTAGCTATAGTGGTTTATGCCGGGGCAGCCGGCGTGGTACTGCCCGCAACCAAAGGAAGTGACAAAAAAGCCATTTTTGAGGCCATAGATAAACTAAATGCCGGAGGTTCAACGGCCGGTGGCGAAGGCATAGAACTCGCCTATAAGATCGCACAGGAGAATTTCATTAAAAATGGAAACAACCGCGTAATCCTGGCTACCGATGGCGATTTTAACGTGGGGGCAAGCAGTGACCGTGCCATGGAAGACCTCATCAAAAAACAGAGGGATACGGGAATTTTCCTTACCGCGCTGGGCTTTGGAATGGGCAATTATCAGGATTCAAAGCTCGAAACCCTGGCTCAAAAAGGCAATGGTAACCATGCCTATATAGACAGCATGCAGGAAGCAAAAAGAGTACTGGGAACAGAGTTTGGCGGCAGTATTTACACCATCGCCAAAGACGTAAAGATACAGGTGGAGTTCAATCCTGCAAAAGTACAGGCTTATAGATTAATAGGCTATGAAAACAGGCTGCTGAATGATGAGGATTTTAACGACGACAAAAAGGACGCGGGAGAGCTGGGCAGCGGCCATACGGTAACAGCTCTATACGAGATCATCCCGGCGGGCGTGCACAGCAACTACTTAAAAGATATTGATGACCTGAAGTACAGCAAGAGAAGCTCAAAATCTTCTTCGGAAGAATTGCTCACTGTTAAATTCAGGTATCAAAAACCTGAAGGTTCCAAAAGTATTTTGATTAGCAAACCTCTTGAAGCTACTGTAGAGCCTATGGATGCCGATTTCAAATTTGCTTCGGCAGTGGCCCTGTTCGGGATGCAGTTACGCGAATCGGAATTTACCAATAAGGCTCCTCAAAGCCTGGTGATCTCTCTTGCCAACGCAGGAAGAGGCCAGGATCGCGAGGGCTATAGAGCCGAATTTATAAGACTGGTGAAAACATTAAGTTCCGGGTCCCATTCCAGTAACGACCTTACAGAAATGGACTAA
- a CDS encoding mechanosensitive ion channel family protein codes for MTRSHFKNLIFNRNYFIFFSLMLGLQLWPAMTLQAQIPGVQSETEEPAEPQWPDDALERRTPRSSIAGFISAVAEKNYEKAGEYFKVPEGEAEDARSAKLAQQLEILLNQRGQIMPYSWLSRNTEGRLDDDLPNHLERVGTIHTSEESFDVLLEKVEGPEGGPLWLFSDQTIQYIEELSSLEDNVLLLNRIMPDILERNELWGASVGQWLAILLLAALCYALAWLIIQFFLYIIPLVWKRARTEPTSGVLQAFALPVKLYLAVWLFVMTSNEIGISIILRQRFSGLTIVVGLLAFLILLWRLAEFLGTFSTNKMSSRGNLSGVSVALFLKRAAKIAIVIFGIIAILGAIGFDITTGLAALGIGGLALALGAQKTIENFVGSVTLITDQPIRVGDFCKVGETVGTVEKIGMRSTRIRTLDRTLITIPNGEFSSSKIENYAHRDRFWFHPTIALRYETTPDQIRYLLVELRAILYAHPMVTSDPARVRFTDLGADSINLEIFTYVKVSTFDEFLEVKEDLLLRIMDVVNESGTGFAFPSQTIYFGKDTGLSKEKSKSAEEKVRQWKEKGSLQLPKFDPEHIKEIEDKIPYPPEGSAEQKNKGTGTIPGL; via the coding sequence ATGACAAGATCACACTTCAAAAACCTCATTTTTAACAGGAACTATTTCATTTTCTTCAGCTTAATGCTGGGGCTTCAGCTTTGGCCGGCTATGACACTGCAGGCCCAAATTCCCGGAGTTCAGTCTGAAACAGAAGAACCGGCAGAGCCGCAGTGGCCCGATGATGCCCTTGAGAGACGCACGCCCCGCAGCAGTATTGCCGGCTTTATTTCGGCCGTGGCAGAAAAAAATTACGAAAAAGCAGGGGAATATTTTAAAGTTCCCGAAGGTGAAGCTGAAGATGCCCGCAGCGCCAAACTGGCCCAACAGCTGGAAATTCTGCTCAACCAGCGAGGGCAAATCATGCCGTACTCCTGGCTTAGCAGGAATACTGAAGGGAGGCTAGATGATGATTTGCCCAATCACCTCGAGCGCGTGGGGACCATTCATACTTCCGAAGAAAGTTTTGACGTGCTGCTCGAAAAAGTTGAAGGCCCCGAAGGTGGCCCGCTTTGGTTGTTTTCAGATCAAACCATTCAATATATTGAAGAACTCTCTTCACTTGAAGACAACGTCTTGCTCCTAAACCGCATCATGCCCGATATTTTGGAGCGAAATGAATTGTGGGGGGCAAGCGTGGGCCAGTGGCTGGCCATTCTCCTTCTTGCTGCGCTATGTTATGCTCTGGCCTGGCTTATAATTCAGTTTTTTTTATACATCATCCCGCTGGTGTGGAAGAGGGCGCGTACCGAACCTACCTCGGGAGTGCTCCAGGCATTTGCCCTTCCTGTAAAATTGTACCTGGCCGTTTGGTTGTTTGTAATGACTTCAAACGAGATTGGAATTTCAATCATTCTGCGGCAAAGGTTTAGCGGACTCACCATTGTGGTTGGGCTGCTGGCATTTCTTATTCTTTTATGGCGTCTTGCCGAATTCCTCGGAACTTTCAGCACAAATAAAATGAGCTCCCGTGGAAACCTCTCGGGAGTATCGGTTGCTCTTTTTCTGAAAAGAGCAGCTAAAATTGCGATAGTAATCTTTGGTATTATTGCCATTTTAGGGGCAATAGGCTTTGATATCACTACAGGCCTGGCCGCATTGGGAATAGGTGGTTTGGCCCTTGCCCTGGGGGCGCAAAAGACTATCGAAAATTTTGTGGGCAGTGTGACCCTTATTACAGACCAACCTATACGCGTGGGAGATTTTTGTAAGGTGGGCGAAACTGTGGGGACCGTTGAGAAGATTGGGATGCGATCTACCAGGATCAGGACACTTGACCGTACCCTGATCACGATCCCAAACGGCGAATTCTCTTCCAGTAAAATAGAAAATTATGCCCACAGAGACAGGTTTTGGTTCCATCCTACCATTGCCCTGCGGTACGAAACTACCCCCGATCAAATTCGCTACCTGCTCGTTGAGCTCAGGGCCATTTTGTACGCACACCCCATGGTGACTTCCGATCCTGCCCGGGTACGTTTTACAGACCTGGGTGCAGACTCGATCAACCTCGAAATTTTTACCTATGTAAAGGTGAGCACCTTTGACGAATTTCTGGAAGTCAAGGAAGATCTTTTGTTGCGAATCATGGATGTGGTAAACGAAAGCGGAACCGGATTTGCTTTCCCATCGCAAACTATTTACTTCGGAAAAGACACCGGCCTTTCAAAGGAAAAATCGAAGTCGGCCGAAGAAAAGGTGCGCCAGTGGAAAGAAAAAGGCAGTTTGCAGCTGCCCAAATTCGATCCTGAACACATCAAGGAGATCGAAGACAAAATTCCATATCCTCCCGAAGGCTCGGCCGAACAGAAGAACAAAGGCACGGGTACCATTCCGGGACTGTAG